One Acidobacteriota bacterium genomic region harbors:
- a CDS encoding Xaa-Pro peptidase family protein, translating to MPMVMVHDYPGRRKKLAAQMAAAHLDACLITHLANVRYLCGFTGSAGVLALARVEDGAQAAFFTDGRYTTQAREEIRGVKVVVGKRPALVEAMDWLKRQRARRIAFEAEHLSFATQRHLASATSKPAKLAPTSGLVERLRRVKEKAEIEQIRAAVLLASGLFAGVLRTIKLGFKERVTEADVAAELEHAARRAGAQGMSFETIVASGFRSALPHGKASAQPIQRDGFVILDFGVILAGYCSDMTRTVHVGAPSKRDSMLYHAVLDAQLAAIAKVSPGRTVAEVDQAARSTLRKAGLARFFTHSTGHGVGLEIHEPPRIAKGQVEKLLPGMVITVEPGVYLPGEGGVRIEDMVVVTEDGCEVLTPTTKELIALE from the coding sequence ATGCCCATGGTCATGGTGCACGACTATCCCGGTCGCCGGAAGAAGCTCGCAGCACAGATGGCGGCCGCTCACCTCGACGCCTGCCTGATCACGCACCTGGCGAATGTCCGCTACCTCTGCGGCTTTACCGGCAGCGCGGGGGTGCTGGCGTTGGCGCGGGTAGAAGACGGCGCCCAGGCCGCCTTCTTCACCGACGGCCGCTACACCACGCAGGCACGGGAAGAGATCAGGGGCGTCAAGGTAGTCGTAGGGAAGCGTCCTGCGCTCGTCGAAGCCATGGACTGGTTGAAGCGGCAGAGGGCCCGGCGGATCGCCTTCGAAGCCGAGCATCTTTCATTCGCAACCCAGCGGCACCTTGCGTCGGCGACCTCGAAGCCGGCGAAGCTGGCTCCCACTTCGGGTCTGGTCGAGCGTTTGCGGAGGGTGAAAGAGAAGGCAGAGATCGAACAGATACGCGCAGCGGTGCTGCTGGCCTCCGGACTATTCGCGGGTGTGCTGCGCACCATAAAGCTGGGGTTCAAGGAACGGGTCACAGAAGCTGACGTTGCTGCCGAGCTGGAGCATGCCGCGCGCCGCGCCGGCGCGCAGGGAATGTCGTTCGAGACGATCGTCGCTTCCGGCTTCCGGTCCGCTCTGCCGCACGGCAAGGCTTCCGCGCAACCCATTCAGCGGGATGGATTTGTCATCCTCGACTTCGGTGTTATACTCGCCGGTTATTGCTCGGATATGACGCGCACCGTGCACGTGGGCGCCCCGAGCAAGCGGGATTCCATGCTGTACCACGCCGTCCTGGACGCACAACTGGCAGCAATAGCAAAGGTGAGTCCGGGCCGAACGGTAGCCGAAGTGGACCAAGCGGCCCGTTCGACACTGCGAAAAGCGGGGTTAGCCCGCTTCTTTACCCACTCTACAGGCCACGGAGTGGGACTTGAGATCCACGAGCCTCCGCGCATCGCCAAAGGGCAGGTGGAGAAGCTGCTCCCCGGGATGGTCATCACAGTGGAGCCGGGCGTGTACCTGCCGGGAGAGGGCGGGGTCCGGATCGAAGACATGGTTGTCGTGACCGAGGACGGGTGCGAGGTGCTCACCCCCACTACCAAGGAGCTGATCGCACTCGAGTAG
- the accB gene encoding acetyl-CoA carboxylase biotin carboxyl carrier protein: MNQKELKELIEFLIEKDIAEFELERGDVKVRVKRASEHVAPPPQMAFVHHAPAPPPLPESYATATPNVAPPAAKIPAVEEDLNLVKSPIVGTYYESPSPGSPPFVKVGDTVEAGQVLCIIEAMKLMNEIESDVAGEVVKKLAANGQPVEYGQPLFAIRQK; encoded by the coding sequence ATGAACCAAAAGGAATTAAAGGAACTCATCGAGTTCCTCATCGAGAAAGACATCGCCGAGTTCGAGCTCGAGCGTGGCGACGTGAAGGTGCGGGTGAAGCGCGCCAGCGAGCACGTGGCGCCGCCGCCGCAGATGGCGTTCGTCCATCACGCGCCCGCGCCGCCGCCGCTGCCCGAATCCTACGCCACGGCCACACCCAACGTTGCACCGCCGGCGGCAAAGATCCCTGCGGTCGAAGAAGACTTGAACCTGGTGAAGTCTCCCATCGTGGGGACGTACTACGAATCGCCCTCGCCCGGCTCACCGCCGTTCGTGAAGGTGGGCGACACGGTCGAAGCCGGCCAGGTGCTGTGCATCATCGAAGCGATGAAGCTGATGAACGAGATCGAGTCTGACGTGGCCGGAGAAGTGGTGAAGAAACTGGCAGCCAATGGCCAGCCGGTCGAGTACGGCCAGCCGCTGTTCGCCATCCGGCAGAAGTAG